A genomic stretch from Candidatus Amarolinea dominans includes:
- a CDS encoding DUF5615 family PIN-like protein, with amino-acid sequence MKFKIDENLPVEVADILMRAGHDALTVFDEALIGEIDGTIARVCQQEQRVLLTLDLDFADIRTYPPQHYTGIIIVRSKHQDKWSVMAMVARVVKALESEPITQALWIVDEQRIRIRE; translated from the coding sequence ATGAAATTCAAGATTGACGAGAACCTACCAGTCGAAGTAGCCGACATCCTGATGCGCGCCGGCCATGATGCTCTGACCGTCTTTGACGAAGCGTTGATCGGCGAGATTGATGGCACGATTGCCCGGGTCTGCCAGCAAGAGCAACGCGTGTTACTGACGCTTGACCTGGATTTTGCCGACATTCGCACTTACCCTCCGCAACATTATACAGGCATCATCATCGTGCGCAGCAAACATCAAGATAAGTGGTCTGTCATGGCGATGGTCGCGCGCGTGGTCAAGGCCCTGGAGAGCGAACCGATCACCCAAGCGCTGTGGATCGTGGACGAGCAACGCATCAGAATTCGAGAGTGA
- a CDS encoding nucleotidyl transferase AbiEii/AbiGii toxin family protein — MASENSTFYFEHLYPLQNEVLRLTTGLDTGFYLSGGTAASRGYLHHRFSDDLDLFVNDDERFGLWSARVIQALLTQPAWQVSVTLREQRFTRLSVLRPDATLKIELINDVPAHTGLIRQHPQLGRLDSAENILANKITAVVDREEPKDLADIWGFCCQMGLSLVDAIENAGSKAAGIFVLDIARILSSVTVADWELVRWIQAPPPQKFVADLEALGESLILEP, encoded by the coding sequence GTGGCTTCTGAAAACAGCACCTTCTACTTCGAACACCTCTATCCGTTGCAGAACGAAGTCTTACGGCTCACCACTGGGCTGGACACCGGCTTCTATCTCAGTGGTGGTACCGCGGCCTCGCGCGGCTACCTCCATCACCGATTTTCGGACGATCTTGATCTCTTCGTCAACGACGACGAGCGCTTTGGTCTGTGGTCAGCGCGCGTGATCCAGGCATTGCTAACACAACCAGCCTGGCAAGTTAGCGTTACGCTGCGCGAGCAGCGTTTCACACGTCTCAGTGTTCTCCGGCCAGATGCGACACTGAAAATCGAACTCATCAACGATGTCCCTGCGCATACAGGTCTTATTCGACAGCACCCGCAACTGGGACGCCTGGACAGCGCCGAGAACATCCTGGCGAACAAGATCACCGCCGTGGTCGATCGTGAAGAACCCAAGGACCTGGCGGACATCTGGGGATTCTGCTGCCAAATGGGTCTTTCGCTGGTAGATGCCATTGAGAATGCAGGCAGCAAGGCCGCCGGCATCTTCGTGCTCGATATCGCACGTATTCTCTCCTCGGTGACCGTCGCGGACTGGGAACTGGTGCGCTGGATTCAGGCACCGCCGCCACAAAAGTTCGTGGCTGACTTGGAGGCGCTCGGCGAAAGTCTGATTCTGGAGCCTTGA
- a CDS encoding DUF433 domain-containing protein has product MDWWNYVRVDPLVCHGKACIAGTRVLVSVVLDNLAAGVSIDEILRSYPSVSREAVQATIGYAAELARERVVLMPA; this is encoded by the coding sequence ATGGATTGGTGGAATTACGTTAGGGTTGACCCGCTGGTATGTCATGGCAAGGCCTGTATTGCAGGCACACGCGTCTTAGTGTCGGTGGTACTCGACAACTTAGCTGCAGGTGTGTCAATTGACGAGATCTTGCGCAGCTATCCGTCTGTGTCTCGCGAGGCCGTGCAAGCCACCATTGGTTACGCGGCTGAACTGGCGCGTGAACGCGTCGTCCTAATGCCGGCCTGA